One Sulfoacidibacillus ferrooxidans DNA window includes the following coding sequences:
- a CDS encoding purine-cytosine permease family protein: protein MESVNENYYGEEVLHVEPHGIDPIASNERHGKARNLFTLWFSANLEFATLTLGALSVGLFGLNLAQAAISIIVGTMVGAAAIGFLTTFGYKWGIPQLIQSRGAFGFYGNFLPSLLNFISGIGWYAVNTVLGVFALQWLLPIGFAPDLLIMIIIQAVVSVYGHNLIHFVERISALFLAVIFIVVTAYAMGHIHFSIPVNVKAPLYSGLFGSFVLAIGSSLSYMMGWLTFSSDYSRYLPQNTSSAKAFHSAFWGNVIPAVWLEFLGAGLATVKNITTPTDLVTGLMPHFLVVLAMLAIILGTVTANVLNIYSGSLSLLAIDVKWVRAIAPKRWVAALLLGVFGGVLSYLAGAEGYYNSYNNFLLLLGYWVSPWLAIVIVDYVMHRKNSHNIRDFYEGSGRVRAGLWSFIIAIAVSSLFFNQTLFTGLIASKLPQLGDISYYVGFVVAAVLYMAFSKLGKRPQVDRTAKVA, encoded by the coding sequence ATGGAGTCAGTAAATGAGAACTATTATGGAGAAGAAGTCCTGCATGTAGAGCCCCATGGCATTGATCCGATTGCTTCAAATGAACGACATGGCAAAGCGCGTAACCTGTTTACGCTGTGGTTTAGCGCCAATTTAGAATTCGCGACCTTAACTTTAGGTGCATTGTCTGTAGGTCTGTTTGGTTTGAATTTGGCACAGGCGGCCATTTCAATTATTGTAGGCACCATGGTTGGCGCTGCAGCCATTGGATTTCTCACTACATTTGGCTATAAGTGGGGCATTCCTCAGTTGATTCAGTCTCGAGGTGCTTTTGGATTTTACGGTAATTTTCTTCCCTCATTACTTAATTTTATTTCCGGAATTGGTTGGTATGCTGTCAATACTGTATTAGGGGTATTTGCATTGCAGTGGCTGCTCCCGATTGGGTTTGCACCTGATTTGCTGATCATGATTATTATTCAAGCGGTCGTAAGTGTATATGGACATAATCTTATTCATTTTGTGGAGCGTATATCCGCCCTATTTCTAGCCGTTATATTTATCGTAGTGACTGCATATGCAATGGGACATATTCATTTTTCGATTCCTGTAAATGTGAAAGCTCCGCTCTATAGTGGTTTATTTGGATCATTTGTATTAGCAATTGGTAGTTCGTTGTCGTATATGATGGGGTGGTTAACCTTTAGCTCTGACTATAGTCGCTATCTTCCCCAAAATACATCATCTGCAAAAGCATTTCACTCTGCTTTTTGGGGTAATGTGATTCCAGCAGTATGGCTTGAGTTTTTAGGTGCTGGCTTAGCTACCGTGAAAAATATTACAACACCAACAGATTTGGTTACTGGGTTGATGCCTCATTTCTTAGTAGTTCTAGCGATGCTCGCCATTATCTTAGGTACAGTAACTGCCAATGTCCTCAATATTTATTCTGGATCATTATCGCTGCTTGCCATCGACGTGAAGTGGGTGCGTGCGATTGCTCCAAAACGCTGGGTTGCGGCCTTATTACTCGGTGTTTTTGGAGGCGTTCTCTCATATCTCGCAGGGGCAGAAGGTTACTACAACAGTTATAATAACTTTTTGTTATTGCTCGGTTATTGGGTCAGCCCTTGGCTTGCTATTGTGATTGTCGACTATGTTATGCACAGAAAGAACAGCCACAATATTCGTGACTTTTACGAAGGCAGTGGGCGGGTGCGAGCGGGATTGTGGTCGTTTATTATTGCGATTGCCGTTTCTAGTCTCTTCTTTAATCAAACGTTATTTACAGGTTTGATTGCTTCAAAATTACCTCAACTCGGTGATATTTCTTACTATGTAGGTTTTGTTGTTGCCGCTGTTCTATATATGGCATTTTCAAAGCTAGGAAAAAGACCACAAGTGGATCGCACGGCAAAAGTAGCATAA
- the tkt gene encoding transketolase encodes MQDHSVMTALDELTITTLRTLCIDSVERANSGHPGLPMGAAPMAYTLWHSFLRHNPKNPSFVNRDRFVLSAGHGSTLLYSLLHLFGYDLSIDDLKQFRQWGSKTPGHPERGHTPGVETTTGPLGQGIANAVGMAMVERFLAATYNRKDFPLFDHHTYALVGDGDLMEGISYEAVSLAGHLALDKLIVLYDSNDISLDGPTDKAFTEDVRARFIAAQWNVLRVDDGNDVVAIEQALHTAQAQTGHPTLIEVRTTIGFGSPARQGTSKAHGMPLGSDEALLTKKAYGWNYTESHTVPDEVRQYLAPSIAKGIQLEREWNELLQRYTVQYSDLAREIELIVHGRLPENWDADLPTYTKDSSELATRQASGQAINALAKHIPNLCGGSADLASSNETTMKEETVFSPENYGGRNIWFGVREHAMGAILNGMAAHGGVRVYGATFLVFSDYLRPAIRLAGLMKLPVTYVFTHDSIGVGEDGPTHQPIEQLASLRMIPNVILIRPADANETIAAWRYTMSQQEHPVALALTRQKLPILPGTDQSATDGVARGAYIISPEHKEHIDVILIASGSEVSLALEAKKQLEQQDVSVRLVSIPSFQLFEMQEQAYRESILPTQVTARVGIEMAHPFGWDRYVGSTGEIIAIDHFGASAPLPELMKHFGFTKEAVIQAALRSMERGKA; translated from the coding sequence ATGCAAGATCATTCTGTGATGACAGCATTAGATGAATTGACGATTACTACTTTGCGTACACTGTGTATCGACAGTGTTGAACGAGCAAACTCTGGTCATCCTGGCCTTCCTATGGGAGCCGCCCCGATGGCATACACGTTGTGGCATTCCTTTTTACGGCACAATCCTAAAAATCCTTCATTCGTCAACCGGGATCGCTTTGTCTTATCTGCAGGCCATGGCTCTACCCTCCTGTATAGTCTTCTCCATTTATTTGGATACGATCTATCCATTGATGATTTAAAACAGTTTCGTCAATGGGGGAGTAAAACACCTGGGCATCCAGAACGCGGCCATACACCTGGCGTAGAGACCACTACTGGACCATTAGGACAAGGAATTGCAAATGCAGTGGGAATGGCCATGGTCGAACGGTTTCTTGCCGCTACATACAATCGCAAAGACTTTCCCTTATTTGATCATCACACCTACGCTCTTGTTGGAGACGGCGACCTCATGGAAGGGATCTCCTATGAGGCTGTTTCATTGGCAGGACACCTTGCTTTAGATAAGCTCATCGTCCTCTACGATTCGAATGACATCTCCTTAGACGGACCAACAGATAAAGCATTTACAGAAGATGTTCGCGCTCGATTTATAGCTGCACAGTGGAATGTTTTACGCGTTGATGATGGAAACGATGTAGTGGCTATAGAACAAGCATTACATACTGCACAGGCGCAAACTGGCCACCCAACCTTAATTGAAGTGCGAACCACCATTGGTTTTGGTAGCCCTGCACGCCAAGGCACTTCAAAGGCACATGGTATGCCACTTGGTAGTGACGAGGCGCTTCTAACAAAAAAAGCATACGGATGGAACTATACAGAAAGTCATACAGTTCCAGACGAAGTGCGCCAATATCTTGCACCATCCATTGCAAAAGGCATTCAACTTGAACGCGAATGGAATGAACTACTGCAACGTTATACCGTACAGTACAGCGATTTGGCACGCGAAATTGAACTTATCGTCCATGGTCGTCTTCCAGAAAACTGGGATGCCGATCTTCCTACCTACACGAAAGATTCATCGGAATTAGCTACGCGTCAAGCATCTGGTCAAGCCATTAACGCTCTTGCAAAACACATACCTAACTTATGTGGAGGTTCTGCCGACTTAGCCTCTTCCAATGAGACGACCATGAAAGAGGAGACTGTGTTCTCACCGGAAAACTACGGTGGACGCAATATTTGGTTTGGCGTGCGCGAACATGCGATGGGGGCTATTTTAAACGGGATGGCTGCACATGGCGGCGTACGCGTTTATGGTGCCACCTTTCTTGTCTTTTCTGACTATCTACGCCCTGCTATTCGTTTAGCTGGCTTGATGAAATTACCCGTAACTTACGTTTTTACTCATGATAGCATCGGTGTAGGCGAGGATGGACCGACACATCAACCGATCGAACAACTTGCATCATTGCGTATGATACCAAATGTCATTCTTATTCGCCCAGCTGATGCCAATGAAACCATTGCGGCTTGGCGCTATACGATGAGTCAACAAGAACATCCAGTTGCGCTTGCACTAACACGTCAAAAGTTGCCGATTCTCCCTGGCACCGATCAATCTGCAACAGATGGTGTCGCACGAGGAGCCTATATCATCAGTCCTGAGCATAAAGAACACATTGATGTCATTCTCATCGCTTCTGGATCAGAAGTAAGCCTTGCCTTGGAAGCAAAAAAACAATTAGAACAACAAGACGTATCTGTTCGCCTTGTAAGTATTCCCTCCTTTCAACTCTTTGAGATGCAAGAACAGGCGTATCGAGAATCTATTTTGCCAACACAAGTCACTGCTCGAGTTGGCATCGAGATGGCACATCCTTTTGGCTGGGATCGCTATGTTGGTTCAACGGGTGAAATCATTGCCATTGATCATTTTGGCGCTTCGGCCCCGTTACCTGAATTGATGAAGCACTTTGGTTTTACAAAAGAGGCAGTCATACAGGCTGCGCTTCGCAGTATGGAAAGGGGTAAAGCATAG
- a CDS encoding ArsR/SmtB family transcription factor, whose amino-acid sequence MMTSKENDISQSFCPVLGEEMSLLVQEAQETYLSSHDTSDLHRLALMYKALGDETRLKIIALLLIRDLCLCELVDGLDVPTSTMNHHLQVLVKGGVIQGRREGKFTIYQCQRDILSYLPFSGQIQKIDK is encoded by the coding sequence ATGATGACATCCAAAGAGAACGATATATCCCAAAGCTTTTGCCCTGTACTGGGAGAAGAGATGTCTCTGCTTGTGCAAGAAGCACAGGAAACGTATCTGTCTTCACACGATACTTCAGACCTTCATCGCTTGGCGCTTATGTATAAGGCACTCGGTGATGAGACGCGCTTGAAGATTATCGCACTTCTGCTGATTCGCGATCTGTGTCTTTGCGAATTGGTTGACGGGTTAGATGTACCGACTTCAACCATGAATCATCATTTACAGGTGCTTGTCAAAGGAGGCGTCATACAAGGTCGGCGTGAGGGTAAGTTTACTATCTATCAATGTCAGCGCGATATCCTAAGTTATCTTCCATTTTCAGGACAGATTCAGAAGATAGACAAATGA
- a CDS encoding sulfite exporter TauE/SafE family protein, with translation MLVYATSLIFIVSALFAMLGMGGGMLHVPILLWFGYPLKTVAQPIGILLNGLTTLVALITYARNKLVDWRGSWPMSLAALILAPLGSIVAHRVDDQLLIFLLVLMIFFASIRTLISAKKIEPKAYTLTTKHRLIGIFVAGIAAFVGAMLGLGGGTFISPLLMWLGYPTKRAVGTSAFIVTLSSASGFVARIGHVDTSWVTICVLSVAVIVAAFIGSTLMAKKAKPQWVKYAYSVLLIGVGIKLLLPIM, from the coding sequence ATGCTGGTTTATGCCACTTCTCTCATTTTTATCGTGTCAGCACTTTTTGCCATGCTTGGGATGGGCGGGGGGATGCTTCATGTCCCCATCCTGTTGTGGTTTGGCTACCCTCTAAAGACAGTGGCGCAACCGATAGGGATCTTGTTAAATGGGCTGACAACACTCGTTGCACTGATCACGTATGCGCGCAATAAGCTGGTGGATTGGCGTGGGAGTTGGCCCATGTCATTAGCGGCACTGATTCTTGCACCACTTGGTAGCATAGTAGCGCATAGGGTAGATGATCAGTTGTTAATTTTTTTACTTGTCCTCATGATATTTTTTGCAAGCATTCGCACATTGATCAGTGCCAAAAAGATAGAGCCTAAGGCGTATACTCTGACAACCAAGCATCGTTTAATCGGTATCTTTGTTGCTGGGATTGCTGCTTTTGTGGGCGCTATGTTAGGACTTGGTGGAGGAACATTCATTAGTCCATTATTGATGTGGCTGGGATATCCTACAAAGCGTGCAGTCGGCACATCTGCATTCATTGTGACGCTGTCCAGTGCATCAGGTTTTGTAGCAAGAATCGGACATGTAGATACATCGTGGGTTACTATATGCGTTCTATCGGTAGCAGTCATTGTTGCAGCTTTTATCGGAAGTACGCTCATGGCTAAAAAGGCAAAACCACAGTGGGTCAAATACGCTTACAGCGTGTTACTCATAGGAGTTGGCATAAAACTTCTTCTTCCAATAATGTAG
- the tal gene encoding transaldolase, translated as MASSTRLQELIALGQSPWLDYIRKDMLHNGELQQQIAQGLCGVTSNPSIFENAIAKSELYKEDIQQLAQSGATSIDIYDSLVKADISLAADSLRPVYDASKGADGYVSLEVPPDLCDDHERTVAEAKRLWQWIDKPNLMIKVPATSQGLLAIEELIGEGIPINVTLLFTMNDYRQVASAYLRGLERRAASGQELHSVASVASIFVSRLDTAIEGLAAEKDVADLIGKVAVANSRAIYREFSRMFSSHRFAKLQALGAHVQRPLWASTGTKNQALSDVLYINELIGPNTVNTMPPATLAAFLDHGVAKLEVDQHASEDVGVLAQCEKAGIDIESLGQELKQKGLVQFKDSFTHLMAAIEEAMAKHS; from the coding sequence GTGGCTTCTTCTACACGCTTGCAAGAACTGATCGCTCTTGGACAGAGTCCTTGGCTTGACTACATTCGTAAAGACATGTTGCACAATGGAGAATTGCAACAACAAATTGCACAAGGACTCTGTGGAGTAACGTCCAATCCGTCCATTTTCGAAAATGCCATTGCAAAAAGTGAATTGTACAAAGAAGATATTCAGCAACTTGCACAGTCTGGTGCCACTTCTATTGACATTTACGATTCCTTAGTAAAGGCAGATATTTCTCTTGCGGCAGATAGTTTACGCCCTGTATACGATGCATCAAAAGGCGCAGACGGTTATGTAAGCTTAGAAGTACCACCGGATTTATGTGATGACCATGAGCGAACAGTTGCTGAAGCAAAACGATTATGGCAGTGGATCGACAAACCCAATTTGATGATTAAGGTCCCTGCTACTTCGCAAGGATTATTAGCCATCGAAGAACTCATTGGCGAGGGCATTCCCATCAATGTCACGTTGCTCTTTACGATGAATGATTATCGACAAGTAGCGAGTGCCTATTTGCGAGGATTAGAACGACGTGCTGCAAGTGGTCAAGAACTCCACTCCGTAGCATCTGTTGCAAGTATTTTTGTGAGCCGTTTAGACACTGCCATTGAAGGATTGGCAGCGGAAAAGGACGTCGCGGACTTAATTGGCAAGGTTGCTGTGGCCAATAGCCGAGCCATCTACAGAGAATTTTCTCGGATGTTTTCCAGTCATCGTTTTGCAAAGTTACAAGCACTTGGCGCACATGTGCAACGTCCGTTGTGGGCATCTACCGGTACGAAAAACCAAGCATTATCAGATGTACTTTATATCAATGAACTTATTGGACCAAACACAGTCAATACGATGCCCCCCGCAACATTAGCCGCATTTTTAGATCATGGTGTAGCTAAGCTAGAAGTGGATCAACATGCTTCTGAGGATGTCGGAGTGCTTGCACAATGTGAAAAAGCAGGCATCGATATCGAAAGTCTAGGACAAGAACTAAAGCAAAAAGGACTTGTTCAATTTAAAGATTCATTTACTCATCTCATGGCTGCAATTGAAGAGGCTATGGCTAAACATAGCTAA
- a CDS encoding NAD(P)/FAD-dependent oxidoreductase, which yields MHQIVILGSGFGGMTVFHHLATWASSHDVHITVIDERETFLLKPSLPEVALGEKSVRDVVFPLRKVIESYGKFIRGRVHRIDAKAQRVYLEDAAVVAYDTLIIALGGKKDFSSIEGFTEYGYSMCTDILAPQLYTAIENFKGGDVVLGSAPMVQGTRTPDVPFLEAACEGPLGEIAFMIDVELRKRGLREQSTITCFSPAEIFFDDVGDKVHEAFGALAKKHEVGVVTKKTIDHLEVDKVMFTDGSSLPSALTVLIPSYRGADVIVESELGDEVGFVPTDENFRHLDYPNIFAIGDGAARTVPKLGHLAVAQGDTVASIIRAEITGSGKITSYEPEIFCIMNMGKRKAMLIRSNTLYGGTMDIAYYGAISSYMKTAFDDFLLRFKGKMPPEIMQKWLNLYLGRLQE from the coding sequence ATGCATCAAATTGTAATTTTGGGTTCCGGGTTTGGCGGCATGACCGTTTTTCATCATTTGGCCACATGGGCATCGTCTCATGATGTTCACATTACGGTCATTGATGAAAGAGAAACCTTTTTACTTAAGCCATCATTACCAGAGGTTGCGCTCGGTGAAAAATCGGTGCGAGATGTAGTTTTTCCCTTGCGAAAAGTGATTGAATCCTACGGGAAGTTTATTCGAGGTCGCGTACATCGGATTGATGCAAAAGCGCAACGGGTGTACCTTGAGGATGCAGCAGTGGTTGCCTATGATACGCTGATTATCGCTTTAGGAGGTAAGAAAGATTTTTCAAGCATTGAAGGTTTCACAGAATACGGATACTCCATGTGCACCGATATCTTGGCTCCGCAATTATATACTGCCATTGAAAACTTTAAAGGCGGAGATGTTGTTCTGGGTTCTGCTCCGATGGTGCAAGGAACGCGCACACCGGATGTCCCCTTCTTAGAAGCTGCGTGTGAGGGTCCACTTGGGGAAATTGCGTTTATGATCGACGTAGAACTTCGTAAACGTGGGCTTCGCGAGCAGTCGACGATTACTTGCTTTAGTCCAGCCGAAATCTTTTTTGACGATGTTGGAGACAAAGTTCATGAGGCATTTGGGGCACTTGCCAAGAAGCATGAAGTGGGTGTCGTAACTAAAAAAACGATTGATCATTTAGAAGTTGACAAAGTAATGTTTACAGACGGTAGTTCATTGCCATCTGCTTTGACGGTATTAATTCCATCTTATCGCGGAGCTGATGTGATTGTAGAAAGTGAATTGGGTGATGAAGTTGGCTTTGTCCCCACGGATGAAAACTTTCGCCATCTAGACTACCCGAATATCTTTGCTATCGGGGATGGAGCTGCACGTACAGTTCCAAAACTTGGACATTTAGCTGTAGCGCAAGGTGATACAGTTGCAAGTATCATTCGCGCAGAAATAACAGGTAGTGGTAAGATTACGTCGTATGAACCAGAAATTTTTTGTATTATGAACATGGGTAAACGTAAGGCGATGTTGATCCGGTCGAATACTTTATATGGAGGAACAATGGATATTGCATATTACGGGGCTATATCCAGTTATATGAAAACTGCGTTTGATGATTTCTTACTTCGTTTTAAAGGCAAGATGCCGCCAGAGATTATGCAAAAATGGCTCAATCTCTATCTTGGTCGGTTGCAGGAATAG
- a CDS encoding DUF1540 domain-containing protein, whose protein sequence is MLSGVKCTVDQCVYNQSLHCTAASILIKIQGNDVVGTSRGTLCDTFSYRNPDHHNTHT, encoded by the coding sequence ATGCTGAGTGGAGTAAAGTGTACCGTGGATCAATGCGTATATAACCAATCCCTACATTGTACAGCTGCATCGATTCTCATTAAAATTCAAGGAAACGATGTAGTAGGGACAAGTCGTGGAACATTGTGCGATACTTTCTCCTATCGGAATCCTGATCACCATAATACCCATACGTAA
- the arsC gene encoding arsenate reductase (thioredoxin), producing MSMPIIYFLCTGNSCRSQIAEGLAKNIAQGKAEIFSAGIEAHGLNPLAVATMNEIGIDISHYTSKLIDDELLNRADVVITLCGDANDRCPMTPPHVRRLHWGFEDPARATGSQEEIAAKFREVRDAIAKQLQEFLIEFI from the coding sequence ATGAGTATGCCTATCATTTACTTTTTATGCACAGGGAACTCCTGTCGCAGCCAAATCGCCGAGGGATTAGCAAAGAATATCGCACAAGGAAAAGCGGAGATTTTTAGTGCAGGAATCGAAGCACACGGATTGAATCCGCTGGCAGTGGCTACCATGAATGAAATAGGCATCGATATCTCACACTATACATCAAAATTAATTGATGATGAACTGCTCAATCGCGCTGATGTTGTGATCACACTATGTGGTGATGCCAATGATCGGTGCCCCATGACTCCCCCACATGTGAGACGGCTACACTGGGGTTTTGAAGATCCAGCACGCGCCACTGGTTCGCAAGAGGAGATTGCTGCTAAGTTTCGCGAAGTGCGCGATGCTATCGCAAAGCAACTTCAGGAATTTCTGATTGAATTTATATAA